A portion of the Acidisoma sp. PAMC 29798 genome contains these proteins:
- a CDS encoding DUF29 domain-containing protein: MTDSQLYERDFYAWANEQAELLRAGRLSEADIGHIAEEIESMGKTEKRELVSRLTVLLLHLLKWQFQPSHRGASWRASINNCRDDIIDHLADNPSLKPQLGAALIAAYRRARRQAAAETGLDEAVFPTDCPWTFGEATDEAFWPEA; this comes from the coding sequence TGACTTCTATGCCTGGGCAAATGAGCAGGCCGAGCTTCTGCGGGCGGGCCGACTGTCTGAGGCGGATATCGGCCATATCGCCGAGGAGATCGAGAGCATGGGCAAGACCGAAAAGCGGGAACTCGTCAGCCGCTTGACGGTGCTGCTGCTGCATCTCCTGAAATGGCAGTTCCAGCCGAGCCATCGCGGCGCGTCATGGCGCGCGTCGATCAACAATTGCCGGGACGATATCATCGACCATCTCGCGGACAACCCAAGCCTCAAGCCGCAGCTCGGTGCCGCTTTGATTGCGGCGTATCGGCGCGCGCGGCGGCAGGCAGCAGCCGAAACGGGTCTTGATGAGGCGGTGTTTCCGACGGATTGCCCGTGGACGTTTGGCGAGGCAACCGACGAAGCCTTCTGGCCGGAGGCTTAA
- a CDS encoding extracellular catalytic domain type 1 short-chain-length polyhydroxyalkanoate depolymerase, with the protein MTTLYGMEDFLAPFLGLYANRAGSTASVNETLHETTQFGADPGQLRMLSFVPEDLPESAPLVVVLHGCGQTAAEYDRGTGWSSLADRFGFAVLLPEQRRANNANTCFDWFQTEDVTRGHGEAASIAGMVATMIARHGIDRRRVYVTGLSAGGAMTAAMLATYPDVFAGGAIIAGLPFGSATNVSEAFGAMMQGRVRKGPELGGRVRAASTHDGAWPTVSIWQGTADKTVNPMNAEELRKQWGDVHDLPATPTLSDEVDGAAHRAWRGRDGRMVLETYLIAGLGHATPIDPDAMLPDARCGQPAAHIVAAGISSTYRIAESWGLTVTRRLNSRPSPDRRAGTARPAWVAYLPLGAESVQDIAARLTDTSGIIGKALRSAGLIDADGAPKRKR; encoded by the coding sequence ATGACGACGCTCTACGGGATGGAAGATTTCCTCGCCCCCTTCCTCGGCCTCTATGCCAATCGCGCCGGATCGACGGCGAGCGTCAACGAGACGCTGCACGAAACGACGCAGTTCGGCGCCGATCCTGGCCAGCTGCGCATGCTGTCCTTCGTGCCGGAGGATTTGCCCGAGTCGGCGCCGCTCGTGGTCGTGCTGCATGGTTGCGGCCAGACAGCGGCCGAGTATGACCGTGGCACCGGCTGGTCCAGCCTCGCCGATCGGTTCGGCTTTGCGGTGCTGCTGCCCGAGCAGCGGCGAGCGAATAATGCCAATACGTGTTTCGACTGGTTCCAGACCGAAGACGTCACGCGCGGCCACGGCGAAGCGGCGTCCATCGCCGGCATGGTCGCGACGATGATCGCGCGCCACGGGATCGATCGCCGCAGGGTCTACGTCACCGGCCTTTCCGCAGGCGGTGCCATGACCGCCGCGATGCTCGCGACCTACCCCGATGTTTTCGCTGGCGGCGCCATCATCGCTGGCCTGCCCTTCGGCAGTGCGACGAACGTCTCGGAAGCCTTCGGCGCCATGATGCAGGGTCGCGTCCGCAAGGGGCCCGAACTCGGTGGTCGCGTGCGCGCTGCATCGACCCATGACGGCGCCTGGCCCACAGTCTCGATCTGGCAGGGCACGGCCGACAAGACGGTCAATCCGATGAATGCCGAGGAACTGCGCAAGCAGTGGGGCGATGTCCACGACCTGCCCGCTACGCCGACCCTCAGCGATGAGGTCGATGGCGCCGCGCACCGTGCCTGGCGCGGTCGGGATGGCCGCATGGTGCTGGAAACCTACCTGATCGCCGGCCTCGGCCATGCGACGCCGATCGACCCGGATGCGATGCTGCCGGATGCGCGCTGCGGCCAGCCCGCCGCCCATATCGTCGCGGCCGGCATCTCCTCCACCTACCGCATCGCCGAAAGCTGGGGTTTGACCGTCACGCGGCGCCTGAACAGCCGGCCGTCGCCCGATCGGCGCGCCGGCACCGCTCGCCCTGCCTGGGTCGCGTATCTGCCCCTTGGCGCCGAGAGTGTGCAGGACATCGCGGCGCGCCTCACGGACACGAGCGGGATCATCGGCAAGGCGCTCCGGTCAGCCGGGTTGATCGATGCGGATGGCGCCCCGAAGCGTAAACGTTAA